From Aurantimicrobium sp. INA4, one genomic window encodes:
- a CDS encoding aminotransferase class V-fold PLP-dependent enzyme, giving the protein MDASERTPYAHALGEFARRETLRLNTPGHNASAAASPALAVFFGPEALLLDAQPLLSGLDKGENNPFDRAVRAAARAWGARRSWFLTNGASQGNRMAALALAQFGSAEQPVITQRSAHSSFIDGIILGGISPRFVLPTIDTQHGINHGITPEVFAQVVAENPDAKAAYVISPSYFGAVADIAALAEIAHAAGMPLIVDGAWGAHFGFHPDVPVNPLALGADVLVSSTHKLGGSLTQSAMLHLGEGPFADQLEPLLESAFSLNQSTSESALLLASLDIARDELEYGHDRIALAIASADRLRDAVRASEWLSVVSDGFDLFPDIVTHDPLHVSIDVHRLGRSGPDLREALMDEFGIFCEIASHSCIVALVGPGMEFDADFFVSALVSLAAPDGNSSQTAEVLPLPAPGEMKVLPRTAFFAARELVPAKEAIGRISADSLAAYPPGIPNVLPGEVITTEVVEFLQAIATGPGGYVRGAHDSDVSSFWVVR; this is encoded by the coding sequence ATGGATGCTTCAGAGAGAACCCCTTACGCTCACGCCCTCGGAGAGTTCGCTCGCAGGGAGACCCTGCGCCTCAACACCCCTGGTCACAATGCCTCGGCAGCTGCATCTCCAGCCCTTGCTGTGTTCTTTGGCCCTGAGGCTCTCCTGCTCGATGCCCAACCGTTGCTCAGTGGCTTGGACAAGGGAGAAAACAATCCTTTCGATCGAGCAGTGCGGGCAGCGGCACGTGCGTGGGGTGCCCGCCGGAGCTGGTTTCTCACCAACGGTGCCTCCCAGGGAAACCGAATGGCCGCACTGGCATTGGCACAGTTTGGCTCCGCTGAACAACCGGTGATTACTCAGCGCAGTGCCCACTCCAGCTTTATTGACGGCATTATTCTTGGCGGAATCTCACCCCGCTTTGTTCTGCCCACCATTGATACTCAACACGGCATCAACCACGGCATTACGCCGGAGGTTTTTGCTCAGGTTGTTGCCGAGAACCCCGATGCCAAAGCTGCCTATGTGATTAGCCCCTCCTATTTCGGAGCTGTGGCAGATATTGCTGCCTTGGCTGAGATTGCTCACGCAGCAGGAATGCCCCTCATTGTTGATGGGGCGTGGGGTGCACACTTTGGATTCCACCCTGACGTGCCAGTGAACCCTCTGGCACTGGGTGCAGATGTGCTGGTCTCGAGTACCCACAAACTCGGGGGATCACTGACCCAATCGGCCATGCTCCATTTGGGCGAGGGACCATTCGCAGACCAACTTGAGCCACTGCTCGAGAGCGCTTTCTCTCTCAACCAGTCCACCAGCGAAAGCGCACTCCTGCTGGCTTCACTGGATATTGCTCGCGATGAGTTGGAATACGGGCACGACCGCATCGCGCTCGCGATCGCCTCGGCAGATCGCTTACGCGATGCCGTTCGCGCATCTGAGTGGCTGTCTGTGGTCAGTGACGGGTTTGATCTATTCCCTGACATTGTTACCCACGACCCCTTGCACGTCTCGATTGATGTTCACCGCCTAGGCCGAAGTGGCCCTGATCTGCGCGAAGCTCTCATGGACGAATTCGGCATCTTTTGCGAGATTGCCTCCCACAGTTGCATCGTGGCACTGGTGGGGCCAGGCATGGAATTCGATGCCGACTTCTTTGTCTCAGCACTGGTTTCGCTTGCTGCCCCGGATGGAAACTCCTCACAAACTGCCGAAGTGCTTCCGTTACCTGCGCCAGGAGAAATGAAGGTTCTTCCCCGCACAGCCTTCTTTGCCGCACGTGAACTCGTTCCAGCTAAGGAAGCCATCGGCCGCATCAGTGCAGATTCCCTGGCGGCCTACCCGCCAGGAATCCCGAACGTGCTTCCCGGAGAAGTCATCACCACAGAGGTGGTCGAGTTCTTGCAGGCAATAGCCACAGGCCCTGGAGGGTATGTGCGCGGAGCACACGACTCCGACGTCAGTTCATTCTGGGTTGTTCGCTAG
- a CDS encoding FMN-binding protein, with protein sequence MRARSAFFAGMGSAAIIAIGWQAGVGTLVSALPESQASASGTSNSASSATTSNSSTSTTDTSAAAPAATTAPVASGPADGTYDGSVVNTRFGTVQVQAVISGGKITDVIAVKLTDADRKSIAISQQVAPMVRSEVLTAQSAHVANISGGTYTTQAYLQSLQSALDAAGFTG encoded by the coding sequence ATGCGCGCTCGTAGTGCTTTCTTTGCCGGAATGGGTTCGGCAGCGATCATCGCTATCGGATGGCAGGCAGGAGTGGGAACTCTTGTTTCTGCTCTTCCTGAGAGCCAGGCTTCTGCCTCAGGAACCAGCAACTCTGCCTCCTCGGCAACAACCTCTAACTCCTCCACGAGCACAACCGACACCAGTGCGGCAGCACCTGCTGCCACCACAGCACCGGTTGCCTCTGGTCCTGCAGATGGAACCTATGACGGTTCTGTGGTGAACACACGTTTTGGAACTGTTCAAGTTCAGGCAGTCATCTCTGGCGGAAAGATCACCGACGTCATTGCCGTGAAGCTCACGGATGCCGACCGGAAGTCCATTGCGATCAGCCAGCAGGTTGCTCCCATGGTTCGCTCGGAAGTGTTGACTGCACAGTCCGCACATGTGGCCAATATCTCTGGTGGTACTTACACAACTCAGGCTTACTTGCAGTCCCTGCAGTCTGCACTGGATGCTGCTGGCTTCACTGGCTAA
- a CDS encoding quinone oxidoreductase: MTNAIVISEFGDSSVLNFTEVPTPTPAPGQVLVKMRATGVNFIEIYQRKGLYSVPLPTVLGAEGMGVIEALGEGVTTLEVGQRIAFTDGISTYAEHALVDAQKALLIPEGMDDLTAAALPLQGLTAHYLSSSTFALGPEHTALIHAGAGGVGLLLIQLAKMRGARVFTTVSDEFKAELAREAGADEVLSYDGFDVRVRELTNGRGVDVVYDGVGQATFDRSLMSLAIRGMMVLFGAASGPVPEFDLQRLNSGGSLFITRPTLWNYLLTAEERNWRWSELTEAVISGKLNVRIGGTYPLAQAAQAHDDLAGRKTTGKLLLLP; the protein is encoded by the coding sequence ATGACCAACGCCATTGTGATCTCCGAATTCGGAGACTCCTCTGTCCTGAACTTCACTGAGGTTCCCACACCAACACCTGCCCCCGGACAGGTGTTGGTGAAGATGCGTGCCACGGGTGTGAACTTCATTGAGATTTATCAGCGCAAGGGCCTTTACTCTGTTCCCCTTCCCACCGTTCTTGGTGCTGAAGGAATGGGTGTTATCGAAGCACTCGGTGAGGGTGTGACCACCCTTGAAGTGGGTCAACGCATTGCCTTCACCGATGGCATCTCCACCTACGCCGAGCATGCCCTCGTTGATGCTCAGAAAGCTTTACTCATTCCTGAAGGCATGGATGACCTCACGGCAGCTGCGCTGCCGTTGCAAGGTCTCACCGCGCACTATTTGTCTTCTTCCACCTTTGCCCTTGGCCCTGAGCACACCGCGCTGATTCATGCCGGTGCTGGTGGTGTGGGGTTGTTGTTGATTCAGCTGGCCAAGATGCGCGGAGCGCGCGTGTTCACCACCGTCTCAGATGAATTCAAAGCTGAGCTTGCCCGTGAAGCCGGTGCGGATGAGGTGTTGTCCTATGACGGTTTTGATGTTCGCGTCCGGGAGCTGACCAACGGCCGCGGCGTAGACGTCGTCTACGACGGCGTTGGTCAAGCCACCTTTGACCGTTCGCTGATGTCTTTGGCTATTCGCGGAATGATGGTGCTCTTTGGTGCCGCCTCTGGACCGGTGCCCGAATTTGATCTGCAACGACTTAATTCCGGTGGTTCCCTGTTTATTACTAGGCCCACACTGTGGAATTACCTCTTAACTGCTGAAGAACGCAATTGGCGCTGGAGTGAGCTCACAGAAGCCGTCATTTCCGGCAAACTCAACGTTCGTATTGGCGGAACATACCCGCTAGCGCAAGCTGCACAGGCTCATGACGACTTGGCTGGCCGGAAAACCACCGGCAAACTGTTATTGCTTCCCTGA
- a CDS encoding FumA C-terminus/TtdB family hydratase beta subunit, whose product MNKGEYQIIHRQSSDYDSKLLSTDGVESVTLGEHTFTQVSPEALENLAYTAYREINYFLRPAHLAQLRKILDDPEASGNDKYVALDLLKNANVASGGVLPMCQDTGTALVMAKRGHRILTDGRDAEYITNGIAKAYHDLNLRYSQMSPVTLWDEVNTGTNLPAEVDISLTKGDSYEFLFMAKGGGSANKTFLYQETKAVLEEQRLLEFLREKIASLGTAACPPYHLAIVIGGTSADFAVKTAKLASTHYLDSLPTEGGKEGQAFRDEAFEQKVFEMTQTIGFGAQFGGKYFCHDVRVVRLPRHGASLPIAIAVSCSADRQLLATINKDGVFIEELEHDPARFIPETGLEAIEEASPGVPINLNQPMPEILKELSACSIGTRVMLTGTMIVARDIAHARMRERLERGEGLPDYAMNHPIYYAGPAKTPEGLPTGSFGPTTAGRMDSYVEEFQKAGGSMIMLAKGNRSSVVTKACGTYGGFYLGSVGGPAARLAQDSIRSMEIIDYPELGMEAVYKIEVENFPAFVVVDDKGNDFFTMDTSKPLLLGPTRTK is encoded by the coding sequence ATGAACAAGGGCGAATATCAGATTATTCACCGGCAGTCATCTGACTATGACTCAAAGCTGCTCAGCACAGACGGTGTTGAATCGGTCACATTAGGTGAACACACCTTCACTCAGGTTTCACCTGAAGCCCTCGAGAACCTGGCATACACCGCCTACCGCGAGATCAACTACTTCCTGCGCCCAGCCCACCTGGCACAGCTGCGCAAAATCTTGGATGACCCTGAAGCTTCCGGCAATGACAAGTATGTTGCGTTGGATCTTCTCAAGAATGCCAACGTTGCCTCCGGTGGCGTGCTGCCCATGTGTCAGGACACCGGAACTGCACTAGTCATGGCTAAGCGTGGCCACCGCATCTTGACCGATGGTCGCGATGCCGAATACATCACCAACGGTATTGCTAAGGCGTATCACGACCTCAACCTGCGTTACTCCCAAATGTCTCCCGTGACCCTCTGGGATGAGGTCAACACCGGAACCAACCTTCCTGCCGAAGTAGATATTTCCCTGACCAAGGGGGACAGTTATGAATTTTTATTCATGGCTAAAGGTGGCGGTAGCGCCAACAAGACCTTCCTCTACCAAGAGACCAAGGCAGTGCTCGAAGAGCAGCGCCTGTTGGAATTCCTGCGAGAGAAGATTGCCAGCCTCGGAACGGCTGCCTGCCCTCCCTACCACCTGGCCATTGTGATCGGTGGAACTTCCGCAGACTTCGCCGTGAAGACAGCCAAGCTGGCCTCCACCCACTACCTGGACTCCCTGCCCACCGAAGGTGGCAAGGAAGGCCAAGCCTTCCGTGACGAAGCATTCGAGCAGAAGGTATTCGAGATGACCCAAACCATTGGGTTTGGTGCACAGTTTGGTGGCAAGTATTTCTGCCACGACGTACGTGTTGTTCGTCTACCTCGCCACGGCGCATCGTTGCCAATTGCGATTGCCGTGTCCTGCTCCGCAGACCGCCAGTTGCTGGCCACCATCAATAAAGACGGAGTCTTTATTGAGGAGCTTGAACACGACCCTGCCCGTTTCATTCCTGAGACTGGTCTTGAGGCCATCGAGGAAGCTTCACCGGGTGTTCCCATCAACTTGAACCAACCCATGCCAGAGATTCTCAAAGAACTCTCTGCCTGCTCTATCGGTACTCGTGTAATGCTCACCGGAACCATGATTGTGGCCCGTGACATCGCGCATGCGCGTATGCGTGAGCGGTTGGAACGTGGTGAAGGCCTGCCTGACTACGCAATGAACCACCCCATCTACTACGCAGGCCCCGCAAAGACTCCCGAAGGTTTGCCTACCGGCTCCTTCGGGCCCACCACGGCAGGCCGCATGGACAGCTATGTCGAAGAGTTCCAGAAGGCTGGCGGCTCCATGATCATGCTGGCCAAGGGTAACCGCTCCTCTGTCGTAACCAAGGCTTGTGGCACTTACGGTGGTTTCTATTTGGGTTCGGTCGGTGGTCCTGCTGCCCGCCTGGCTCAAGACAGCATTCGCTCGATGGAAATCATCGACTATCCCGAACTGGGCATGGAAGCTGTTTACAAAATCGAGGTAGAGAACTTCCCTGCCTTCGTCGTCGTCGACGATAAGGGCAATGACTTCTTCACCATGGACACCAGCAAGCCTTTGCTTCTCGGTCCCACTCGCACGAAGTAA
- a CDS encoding ferredoxin reductase family protein, protein MTSTAPLPTKAATRRNNVATQRETQIKKRYTARLRRGDLLETIVYFSVAIVLALFLADGGATYFLSLKDVTTGIGIVTGLVGSDLMLIMLILAARIPVIDRTFGHDKALAVHRKLGKPVLYLILAHMFLLMVGYGIAQGLNPIAEAIDMIVNQQDMSIAFIATGLLIAVVVTSLVIVRRKLSYEFWYIVHLLSYGAILLALPHQFTQGMMFAEGTWARWYWMALYVGALASITIFRVIIPVASSLRHDLRVSSVDIEAPGVVSVTMTGRDINALRAQGGQFFTWRFWAPNMWWDAHPYSLSAHPDGRSLRITVRDLGKGSARLLSLKPGTRVSFEGPYGIFTDASRTTKKAVFVGAGIGITPIRAILESSDLDPLEATVILRGSDAQDVYLWQETYDLCVEKSASLRVLVGHRPKGVNTWLSAEAYSKGESLLTLAPQIKNSDLYICGPTPWTDLVVRDAKRLGLHDHQIHAERFDF, encoded by the coding sequence ATGACCTCAACCGCACCCCTGCCCACCAAAGCAGCTACACGGAGAAATAACGTGGCTACCCAACGTGAAACGCAGATCAAGAAGCGCTACACCGCTCGTCTGCGTCGCGGTGATCTGCTCGAGACCATTGTCTACTTCTCTGTTGCCATCGTTCTTGCACTTTTCCTCGCAGACGGCGGAGCAACATACTTCCTGAGCCTTAAGGATGTCACCACCGGTATCGGCATTGTCACCGGCCTGGTCGGCTCTGACCTCATGCTCATCATGCTCATCTTGGCTGCACGTATTCCTGTAATTGACCGCACATTCGGTCACGACAAGGCTTTGGCCGTGCACCGCAAACTGGGCAAGCCAGTGTTGTACCTGATCCTGGCTCACATGTTCTTGCTCATGGTTGGCTACGGCATTGCTCAGGGCTTGAACCCGATTGCTGAAGCAATCGACATGATTGTGAACCAGCAAGATATGTCTATCGCGTTTATCGCGACCGGACTTTTGATTGCCGTCGTAGTTACCTCGCTGGTGATTGTCCGCCGCAAGCTCTCCTACGAGTTCTGGTACATCGTGCACCTGCTCAGCTACGGCGCAATCCTGCTTGCCCTGCCCCACCAGTTCACACAGGGAATGATGTTCGCTGAAGGAACCTGGGCTCGCTGGTACTGGATGGCACTATATGTCGGTGCCCTGGCTTCCATCACCATCTTCCGCGTGATCATTCCCGTAGCCAGCTCGCTGCGTCACGACCTACGCGTGAGCTCAGTAGATATTGAAGCTCCCGGTGTTGTTTCGGTCACCATGACCGGTCGCGACATTAATGCTCTGCGTGCACAGGGCGGACAGTTCTTCACCTGGCGCTTCTGGGCTCCCAACATGTGGTGGGATGCACACCCTTACTCCCTCTCGGCACACCCAGATGGTCGCTCGCTGCGTATCACAGTGCGTGACCTAGGCAAGGGAAGTGCACGTTTGCTCTCTCTCAAGCCCGGTACTCGCGTGAGCTTCGAAGGTCCCTATGGAATCTTCACTGATGCGTCGAGAACCACCAAGAAGGCCGTCTTTGTTGGTGCAGGTATTGGTATCACCCCCATCCGCGCCATCTTGGAAAGCTCAGACCTGGATCCTCTCGAGGCAACCGTGATCCTTCGCGGAAGCGACGCCCAGGATGTCTACCTGTGGCAGGAAACCTATGACCTCTGCGTAGAGAAGTCCGCATCGCTGCGCGTCCTGGTAGGTCACCGCCCTAAGGGTGTGAACACCTGGCTTTCAGCCGAGGCATACAGCAAGGGTGAAAGCTTGCTTACCCTGGCACCCCAGATCAAAAACTCCGATTTATACATATGTGGCCCTACCCCTTGGACGGACCTCGTGGTCCGTGACGCGAAGCGTCTGGGTCTTCACGATCACCAGATCCATGCAGAAAGGTTTGATTTCTAA
- a CDS encoding FAD:protein FMN transferase, with translation MAVHSFETMGTMVSIRIADADLGTIDAIPVLNEVEHNFAQLNETFSLYREDSEASRIASGELALADSSELMRDEYARALQWRDRTGGAFTPHRPDDVIDLSGTIKAVAIDQAAGILTEAGFANFSVNVGGDLTTAGNQAEDIPGWITGIVEPSDRNTLLAAVRLTEEFPAMATSGSAERGEHIWLRPETTKEFVQASVIANDIITADVLATAIISGGSETLNQITQDFSVAVVTVGLDGAVQANAKFQELVAR, from the coding sequence ATGGCTGTCCACTCGTTTGAGACCATGGGAACCATGGTCAGCATCCGAATTGCTGATGCTGATTTGGGCACTATTGATGCCATCCCCGTTCTCAACGAAGTGGAGCACAACTTCGCCCAGCTCAATGAGACATTTAGTTTGTATCGGGAAGACTCCGAAGCCTCCCGCATCGCCTCCGGCGAGCTCGCTCTGGCAGATTCCAGTGAACTCATGCGTGACGAATACGCCCGGGCTCTGCAATGGCGTGATCGCACCGGAGGTGCGTTCACCCCGCATCGCCCCGATGACGTTATTGACCTTTCAGGAACCATCAAAGCGGTTGCCATCGATCAAGCTGCAGGGATACTCACTGAAGCTGGCTTTGCCAACTTCAGTGTGAATGTTGGTGGTGATCTCACCACTGCAGGTAACCAGGCAGAGGATATCCCTGGCTGGATTACCGGCATTGTCGAACCTTCAGACCGCAACACATTGCTGGCAGCTGTTCGCCTGACAGAAGAATTTCCCGCGATGGCCACCTCCGGTTCGGCCGAGCGTGGGGAACACATCTGGTTGCGTCCAGAAACAACCAAAGAGTTTGTTCAAGCCAGTGTGATTGCCAACGACATCATTACTGCTGATGTGTTAGCAACCGCCATTATTTCTGGCGGGAGCGAGACGCTCAACCAAATCACACAAGACTTTTCTGTGGCTGTAGTGACGGTTGGCTTAGATGGAGCCGTGCAAGCAAACGCGAAGTTCCAAGAGCTCGTAGCGCGTTAA
- a CDS encoding aminotransferase class V-fold PLP-dependent enzyme, producing MHDFLRLGDERDSVLEETFDIVNKMWQGQDKAREGEPEFTNETKALLQESLPETGMDASDALELAAEVLDQSIAQSRPRFLAYIGSSGLEVGAVADFLAASYDINVALNSKASTLLEVQTGKWLGDFIGYTGSRGLFTSGGTVSNITGLAVARQKVLPESREYGNSVPLAVYCSSEAHYSNRRAVELLGLGNKAIRSIPIDEQRRMIPAELEKSIKEDIAQGVKPMAIIASAGTTLTGAVDPLREIARIAQTYNVWMHVDGAYGAPAAGADSTRELFDGLELADSVTIDAHKWLFVPKACSILLVRDYAALAETFGHNEAYMPHNTEDANPVDVTLEYSRPLRALKLWLGFKTHGAEQFRAAIEHDLHLAQITYDRASVNPRYRVMPHRPQLSVVPLQYIPQGMTDPSQISEHNAKLCKAIVEDGRVYLSPADIDGHVWLRPCYTNFRTQEEDVDVFFEVIEELSHKLHH from the coding sequence ATGCATGATTTCCTTCGCTTAGGTGACGAACGTGACAGTGTCTTGGAAGAAACCTTCGACATCGTCAACAAGATGTGGCAAGGCCAAGACAAGGCCCGCGAGGGTGAACCAGAGTTCACCAACGAAACCAAAGCACTGCTTCAAGAGAGCCTTCCTGAAACCGGCATGGACGCATCAGATGCGCTGGAATTGGCAGCAGAAGTGCTGGATCAATCCATTGCGCAATCCCGACCACGTTTCTTGGCCTATATCGGCTCCAGCGGACTGGAAGTTGGCGCTGTCGCCGACTTCTTAGCTGCAAGCTATGACATCAATGTTGCGCTGAATTCCAAAGCCTCCACCCTGTTGGAAGTGCAAACAGGCAAATGGCTTGGTGACTTCATCGGATACACCGGGTCTCGTGGGCTCTTCACCTCTGGTGGAACTGTCAGCAACATCACGGGCTTGGCTGTAGCGAGACAAAAAGTTCTCCCCGAATCTCGGGAATACGGAAACAGTGTTCCACTGGCTGTGTACTGCTCTAGTGAAGCCCATTACTCCAACCGCCGAGCAGTGGAACTGCTCGGCCTGGGAAACAAGGCCATTCGTTCGATTCCTATCGACGAACAGCGCCGCATGATTCCAGCAGAGCTGGAAAAGAGCATCAAAGAAGACATTGCTCAGGGCGTGAAGCCAATGGCCATTATTGCCAGTGCTGGAACTACGCTTACCGGTGCTGTGGATCCACTGCGAGAAATTGCCCGCATTGCCCAGACGTATAACGTCTGGATGCACGTGGATGGCGCATATGGTGCACCTGCAGCGGGAGCAGACTCCACCCGCGAACTCTTTGATGGTCTTGAATTAGCTGACTCTGTCACTATCGATGCACACAAGTGGCTCTTTGTGCCCAAGGCCTGCAGCATCCTGTTGGTGCGTGACTATGCAGCCTTGGCTGAAACCTTCGGGCACAACGAGGCATACATGCCACACAACACCGAAGACGCTAACCCTGTCGATGTGACGCTGGAATACTCACGACCACTTCGTGCATTGAAGCTGTGGCTCGGTTTCAAAACCCATGGTGCAGAACAATTCCGTGCAGCCATCGAACATGATCTGCACCTGGCACAGATCACCTATGACCGCGCCAGTGTTAACCCTCGCTACCGCGTGATGCCACACCGTCCGCAGCTCTCTGTGGTTCCCCTGCAATACATTCCTCAAGGAATGACTGACCCTTCGCAGATTAGTGAACACAACGCGAAGTTGTGTAAAGCGATTGTGGAAGATGGCCGTGTCTATCTCTCGCCAGCAGATATTGATGGGCACGTCTGGCTTCGTCCGTGTTACACCAACTTCAGAACTCAAGAAGAGGATGTTGACGTATTCTTCGAGGTCATCGAAGAACTCAGTCACAAACTGCATCACTAA
- a CDS encoding heavy metal translocating P-type ATPase: protein MNTVVSFLRKNPLFSATGVVALVGAGFALSGANEIAQWLLSIFALIVAAKESVGMVRSLIKGHWGVDVLAVTAIIATVLVGEYWASIIIVLMFTGGEALEDYAERRAKQELTALLDKSPQIAHREVYSSAGAERGALFATEDCPVGDLNVGDIVVIKPGELIPVDGTLLSPEATLDESSLTGESIPVERVTGEALISGAVNGAAAIRMEVTARAEDSQYQRIVQLVTEASESKAPFIRMADRYAIPFTIAAYVLAITAWVLSGNPTRFAEVLVVATPCPLIIAAPVAFIAGMSRAARHGIIVKNGGTLEKLARIKTVAFDKTGTLTHGQPVLSSVVTVPGVDENELIRLAAIAEQYSAHTLAHSIVEGARSRNITIAPCENVKETTASGLTATIDGKTVVVGKYSFIAEHDPQAVRVEIAAGELAVYVAIDGKFAGALLLRDELRSDAPETLQWLSALGIKHTLMLTGDGKVTAQHVADALGVTNVQAECLPLDKVRAVEAVTNRPVMMVGDGVNDAPVLAAADVGVAMGARGSTAASESADVVIMKDDLHRVARSIEIGQQTIRIATQSIWIGISLSLVLMVLATFGFIPAVVGAGFQEIIDVVTILNALRALGTSRLLARLHLSQPSLQPQKSLV from the coding sequence ATGAACACGGTCGTCAGTTTCCTGCGGAAGAACCCCCTGTTCAGTGCCACGGGGGTTGTTGCCCTCGTTGGTGCCGGGTTCGCACTCTCCGGCGCGAACGAGATTGCTCAATGGCTGTTGAGTATCTTTGCGCTCATTGTGGCGGCTAAAGAATCTGTCGGTATGGTTCGCTCGCTGATCAAAGGCCACTGGGGTGTGGATGTTTTGGCGGTCACCGCCATCATTGCCACCGTGTTGGTGGGGGAATACTGGGCCAGCATCATCATCGTCTTGATGTTCACCGGTGGTGAAGCGCTTGAGGACTATGCCGAACGACGAGCTAAGCAAGAGCTCACGGCACTGTTGGATAAGTCTCCCCAGATTGCCCACCGTGAGGTGTATTCCAGTGCGGGGGCCGAGCGCGGTGCGCTCTTTGCCACCGAGGATTGCCCCGTGGGCGATCTGAACGTGGGTGACATTGTCGTGATTAAGCCTGGGGAACTCATTCCCGTTGATGGAACACTGCTTTCTCCCGAGGCCACACTCGATGAATCTTCACTCACCGGTGAAAGCATTCCGGTGGAGCGCGTCACCGGTGAGGCACTGATCAGTGGTGCAGTCAATGGTGCCGCCGCCATCCGAATGGAAGTGACCGCCCGCGCGGAAGATAGCCAATATCAGCGCATTGTGCAGTTGGTTACCGAAGCGTCAGAAAGTAAAGCACCATTTATCCGCATGGCAGATCGCTATGCGATTCCGTTCACCATCGCTGCCTATGTCCTGGCTATTACTGCCTGGGTGCTCAGTGGTAACCCCACTCGTTTTGCTGAGGTGTTGGTCGTAGCCACACCGTGCCCGCTCATCATTGCGGCGCCGGTTGCCTTTATTGCCGGAATGAGCCGGGCAGCTCGTCACGGCATCATCGTGAAAAACGGCGGAACGTTAGAAAAGTTGGCCCGAATCAAAACGGTGGCCTTTGACAAAACAGGTACGCTCACCCACGGTCAGCCCGTGTTGAGCTCCGTCGTCACTGTTCCAGGCGTGGACGAGAACGAACTCATCCGTTTAGCTGCGATTGCTGAGCAATACTCTGCCCACACCCTGGCCCACTCGATCGTCGAGGGGGCCCGCTCTCGCAACATCACGATTGCTCCGTGTGAGAACGTCAAAGAAACCACTGCTTCAGGACTCACTGCCACCATCGATGGCAAAACAGTAGTGGTGGGCAAATACAGCTTCATTGCTGAGCATGACCCACAAGCTGTGCGGGTAGAAATTGCCGCAGGTGAACTAGCTGTGTATGTCGCCATCGATGGAAAGTTCGCCGGAGCATTACTGCTCCGTGATGAACTGCGCAGCGATGCGCCAGAAACCTTGCAGTGGCTGTCTGCCTTAGGGATTAAGCACACCCTCATGCTCACCGGTGATGGCAAAGTCACTGCTCAGCATGTGGCTGATGCACTCGGTGTGACCAACGTGCAAGCAGAATGCCTACCGCTGGATAAAGTTCGTGCGGTTGAAGCAGTGACGAACCGTCCGGTGATGATGGTGGGCGATGGTGTCAACGATGCACCTGTGCTCGCAGCGGCAGATGTGGGTGTGGCCATGGGAGCTAGGGGCTCCACTGCCGCGAGCGAATCGGCTGATGTCGTGATCATGAAAGATGACCTGCACCGCGTAGCCAGATCGATTGAAATAGGTCAGCAAACCATTCGGATTGCAACCCAAAGCATTTGGATTGGTATCTCTCTGAGCTTGGTGCTTATGGTCTTAGCCACTTTTGGATTCATTCCTGCCGTGGTGGGTGCTGGATTCCAAGAAATTATTGACGTGGTGACAATTCTTAACGCGCTACGAGCTCTTGGAACTTCGCGTTTGCTTGCACGGCTCCATCTAAGCCAACCGTCACTACAGCCACAGAAAAGTCTTGTGTGA